CTATTGCCCAACATTCGCCACCTATAAGTGTAGAAAATCTATCTCTTGATGAATCAGTAATTATTCTCCAACCATGACCTTCTTTTTTTATCACCTACCCAGGCAAAAGATCAGGCTGATCTTGTTCATCACTCAATTCAATTATGGCCCTTTGGACTGGTTTAACTGTTGATTCTTCTAAAAGCCCATCAAAATCATCAAATCTTCTTTGCTTAGCTCTAAAAGCAATACGAACCGTGGTTAAGTAACGATTAGTTGAGTGCCTAATAAGACTCTCTCCTCTTTTTGCTAAATCCTTGGAATTAACTCCTGAACCTGACTTGATCACACTAAAAACTTTATTGTTTATTTATTCTAGGAGAAAATCGTTCATTTCGAAATTTTTTGGCAAATAATAACAGTACCGTAAGCTTTTCTAAACTCATGTCCTATTAATTAAGTCTTGCTGAAACCTCTAATTCATTCTCAACATAGATGCTTAATAACAACATAGATCAATTAGAAAACAACAAACCAACTGAAACCAATCCAAATGTTTTTGGAACATTAGCAATCGATTTAGGTAGTTCAACAACGGTAGTAGTCTTTCAAAAAGAAAATGGTCAGTCTCCAGAACTTCTCGAATTGACTCCAATTAGTCGCTCTCCTGGAGAGATTCCAAGCCTAATTTGGCAATCGACAGAAAAAGAAGAAGACTATTTAGTAGGGCAACAAGTTATTGAATTCAACCTCATTAGTGAAAATAAAGAACATAATTTAAGTCAAGATTTTAAAAGATGGATTGGATGCCCATCAATTGATCCTATCTATAACTCAACAATCCCCCCTGAGAAAGCAGGAGAAATTTTAATTCACAGCATTTGGAGGAAAATTACCAAAAAAGTCAATATAAAAAGATTGGTTTTGACTGCGCCTGTTGACACATATAGAGAATATAGAAGTTGGCTAATTAAAGTCTGCAACTCTCTAGAAGTAAAAGAAATTGCACTAGTTGATGAACCTACTGCCGCTGCTATGGGGGCAGGCCTAGAGCCTGGATCCAAATTGCTTGTTTTAGACTTTGGGGGAAGTACGATTGATATGTCAGTCGTTGCTTTAGAGGGAGGAGAAGGGCAAGCATCTCCAATTGCTCAGCTTGTCAGATTTGATGGGAATAATTTAGAGGGAAAAAGTACACAAGTTCTTCGCACAGCAAAAGTTTTAGGGAAGTCAGGACTAAGATTAGGTGGCAAAGATATCGACAGGTGGATATCTAATCATTTACTACCAGAAGACTCACCAACAAATTTAATATTAAGCAAGGCAGAAGAACTCAAATGTGAACTAAGCAATGCAGAGATAAAGGAGACATTTGTCATAACGAAAAAAGTAAGAAACAGTCAAAATAAAGAAAAGTTTTTAAAGTTATCTAAGAAAGGACTTGAAGAATTGCTTATAGAAAAAGGACTACTAAAAAGTATTGAAATTCTTTTCAATACAACCATAAATAATGCAAAACGTAACTCTTTTAAATTAGATGAGCTTGATAGTATTGTTTTGGTTGGTGGGGGGTCACAAATACCATTAATTAAAAAATTTATTGGTAGTCTTTGTAATTCAGTACCTTTTATTATGCCTCCACCTGTTGAAGCTATTGCACTTGGTGCTTTAAAGCTCACACCTGGTGTTCAGGTGAAAGATGTTTTAAATAAAGGAGTAAGTTTAAAATGTTGGAATAAGAAAAATGAAAAGCATATATGGCACCCTCTTTTTTTTCCTGGACAGCCCTGGCCCACTAGTAAACCTTTAGAAATAATTTTAGCCTCTAGCATTAACAATCAATTATCTATTGACTTAATAATAGGAGAACCTGAGGAAAAAGGCTCTAGTGAAATTATTTACATAGACGGATTACCTACAATAAAAGAAATAGAGTTTGATGGGAGAATAAAGAAATTAAATAATAAAATTATTTCGATTCCTCTATCACCTCCAGGAGAACTTGGTCAGGATTGCATTAAATTAAGATTTACAATTAACGATTTTTGTGAGATAGAAGTTGAAGGCACAGATCTAAGAAATAATAATATAATAACAATTAAAAATCTTGGCCCAATTAGATAACACAATAAAAAAATTAATCACATTTTCTATTTTTTACATAGAAATATGCCTTCTTCATCATCAACTTCCTTCAATCTAAGATCAATAGTCTCATCTTTGCTAGTTGGCACCACACGTCCACAAAAGTCTGGCTGAATTGGGACTTCCCGATGACCTCTATCCACCATCGCAACGAGCATGACTCTTTTTGCTCTCCCCCATAGGTGTAGAGCTTCAAGAGCTGCTTTAACTGTTCTCCCGGTATAAATAACATCGTCAATTAATACTACTTCCCTATCATCAACAGTTGAGGGTAAATTAGTTACTTGAGCTATTCGAGTACCAACTCTCGAAAGATCATCTCTATGAAAAGTAGGGTCTAGACAACCATTCTCGACTGGTTGGCCTGATAATTCTTCTAAATAAATTGCTAATAATTTAGACAAATAAACTCCCCTTGTTGGTATTCCAACAAGCAATAAAGAACTTGTATTTGGAACCTTTTCCAAAATTTGAGAAGCTAACCTTTTTATGGTTCTATCAAGTTCTTTTTTTGAGAGGATTTCTATCTCTTTTTGTATGATTTCATCTGACATAATTTAAAGCCCTAAAAATTTTATTTTTTCTTAGGAATAACTGAAATACTTTTTTAATCTAATAGGGAAAAGCTAACCAAACATCAAAGTATTAGCCTGTTTACCTATTAGGAAGTAATTTAATACAAAAGGAACACATCAACAGGAATCAATTTCTTTGAATGTCAAGCAGTAACGCCGCTGTTTCAATGACCAAAAGTAAAGTAGCGCCAGTTGTTCTGGCGATACTTGATGGCTGGGGCCATACTGAGGAAATTAAAAATAATGCTGTCAAGCAAGCCTCCACTCCTGTAATGGATGCTTTATGGCACGCTTACCCTCACACTCTTATTGAAGCTAGTGGCGCAGATGTTGGTCTACCAGATAATCAAATGGGAAACTCTGAAGTTGGGCATCTAACTATTGGAGCAGGAAGAATAATTCAACAAGAATTGGTTCGAATATCTAATACCGTTAAAGAAAATAAATTAATTGAAAATAAGCCTCTTGACGAACTTTCTAAAAACTTAAAAAAGAATGATGGCACTCTTCATATTATGGGACTTTGCTCTGATGGAGGTGTTCATAGCCATATCAATCATTTATGCGGATTAATTCAATGGGCTGCTGAAAAAGAGCTAGAAAATGTCTCATTGCATCTTTTCACTGATGGAAGAGATACTTCCGCAAAAAGTGCCTCAACTTATATAAAAAAAATAGAAACTACAATAAATTCAACTGGAGTAGGGCAGATTTCATCAATTTGTGGAAGATATTGGGCTATGGATAGAGATAATCGATGGGAAAGAACATTAAAAGCCTATGAACTCCTTACAAATCCAAACTTTATTGTTAGCGAACTATCTGCGGAAGAAAGTTTAAATAAAAGCTATGAGGAGGGAATTACAGATGAATTTCTTGAACCCGTTAGGCTTTCTTCTTCCTTCTTAAAGGACGGAGATGGTGTAATTTTTTTTAATTTTCGACCTGACAGAGCTAGGCAATTAGTTAAGGCACTTAAATTAAAAGATTTTGATGGCTTTGAGAGAAAAAACAAAATAGATATAGACGTACTGACCTTTACTCAATATGAATCAGGTCTTCCAGTATCAGTAGCTTTTCCACCTGAACCTCTTAATGATTTATTAGGTCAAGTGGTCGCTAAACATGGATTAAATCAATATCGGACCGCTGAAACTGAAAAATATCCTCACGTAACGTATTTTTTAAATGGTGGTATTGAAAAACCATTAAAGGGAGAAGTAAGACATCTAGTACCTTCACCAAGAGTGGCAACATACGATCTACAACCTGAGATGTCAGCTGACGAGCTAACAGAAAGTTGTATCAAAGCAATTGATAGCGGAATTTATTCATTAGTGGTCATCAATTTTGCTAATCCTGATATGGTTGGCCATTCTGGAATAATGGACGCAGCAATCAAAGCCAATGAAAAAGTTGATAGCTGTGTTGGGAAATTATTAAATTCAATAGGAAAACTAGGGGGATCTCTTCTTATAACTGCTGATCATGGTAATTCTGAAATGATGAAAGGCCCTGATGGCCAACCATGGACTGCCCATACTACAAATCCTGTCCCAGTGATACTCGTAGAAGGTGAAAAGCGTAAATTGAAAGGTTATGGCAATGATATAAAACTTAGGGAGTGCGGAGGTGGATTATCAGATTTAGCTCCTACCCTTTTACATTTGTTAAATTTACCAAAACCAAAAGCAATGACTGGCTCAACTCTTATTGAACCAATTAACTTACCTAAAAAATCAAATCTCATTCCTCAACCAGCTTAATAAAGAAAAATGATCATTCCACTTTTATCTTGGGCATGGGCAATTTCAGGAGTTTTTCTAATACTTTTAGTGCTTCTTCATAGCCCAAAAGGAGATGGGATGGGCGGACTAGCTTCTAGTGGAAGTTCTATGTTTACGAGTGCAAGTAGTGCTGAATCGACTTTAAATAAAGCAACTTGGTCATGTCTTATATTATTTTTAGCTCTTGCTATTATTCTTAGCGCTGGGTGGTTAAAATAATAATATTTTACTTAACTTTTACCCTTATTATATAAGTTTTTAATAAGAATTTCGAAAAGAAATTATCTTAATTTATCTTTTTTCTTCACAAAAAAGGAGAGAAAGCTAAGTAGCAATCTCTCCAATATTTTATTTTGATTATTAAGTATATGAATCTTTAATAATCAAAATCACCACCCATTCCACCAGCACCGCCAGCTGGAGAAGCATCTTTCTTCTCAGGTAAATCAGCAACTATACATTCTGTCGTGAGAACCATTCCGGCTATTGAGGCCGCATTTTGAAGACCAGAGCGAGTTACTTTCGCAGGGTCAACAATTCCAGCAGAAAGCATATCTACATATTCACCAGTAGCGGCGTTATAGCCATCATTTACAGGCTTAGATTTCACATTCTCTGCAACAACTGCTCCATTAGCTCCAGCATTTTCAGCTATCCGCATTAATGGAGAAGTAAGCGCAGCCTCAACAATATTAGCTCCTATTAATTCCTCGCCTGAAAGATTAGATGAAGACCAATCTCCCAAAGCAGGAGCAAGATGGGCAAGCGTAGTGCCACCACCAGGAACAATTCCTTCCTCAACGGCAGCTTTAGTTGCATTGATTGCATCTTCAAGACGAAGTTTTTTGTCTTTCATCTCAGTTTCGGTTGCAGCTCCAACTTTCACTACAGCCACACCACCAGATAGCTTGGCCAGTCTTTCTTGAAGCTTTTCTTTGTCATATGTTGAATCAGTCTCTTCCATCTGCTTCTTTATTTGTTCACACCTGGCATTTACAGCTACTTCATTCCCTTCAGCAACAATTGTTGAAGTATCCTTATTGATGGTTACTCTTCTTGAAGTACCAAGCATATCAAGAGTGGCATTTTCTAGTTTTAAGCCAGCATCCTCAGTAATGAGTTGACCATTAGTTAAAACAGCCATGTCTTCAAGCATCGCTTTTCTACGATCTCCAAAGCCTGGAGCTTTAACCGCTGCAACATTCAAAACACCTCTTAATCTATTAACAACCAAGGTTGCCAAAGCTTCCTTTTCAATGTCTTCAGCAATTATAAGAAGAGGCTTACCAGTTTTGGCCACTTGCTCAAGAACAGGAACAAGATCTTGAACTAGACCAATTTTTTTGTCAGTTAATAGTATGTATGGCTCATCCAATACTGCTTCCATTCTTTCAGTATCGGTTGCAAAGTAGGGAGAGATATATCCCTTATCAAAGCGCATACCTTCAGTGACCTCTAACTCAGTGGTCATTGATTTACCTTCTTCTAGAGAAATTACCCCTTCTTTACCAACTTTATCCATTGCATCAGCAATCATTCTGCCAACTTCATCGTCATTACCAGCGGCAATAGTCCCACACTGAGCAATTGCATTACTATCACTTATGGGTTTTGAATGATCTTTAATCTTTTCAACCAAAAATTCAGTTGCTTTGTCTATGCCTTTTTTTAGAGTAATTGCATTTGCACCTGCAGCAACATTTTTCAAACCAGCTTTAACCATGGCATGAGCTAGAACAGTTGCAGTGGTTGTTCCATCGCCTGCCGCATCATTAGTTTTTGAGGCAGCTTGACGAATTAGAGCAACTCCTGTGTTCTCAATGTGATCTTCTAGTTCGATCTCCTTAGCAATAGTTACACCATCATTAATTATTTGAGGTGCACCAAACTTTTTCTCCAGAACAACATTACGACCTTTAGGTCCTAAGGTTACTGCGACTGATTCAGCCAAAATGTCAATACCTCGCTCGAGTGCACGGCGGGCTTGCTCGTTGTAAATGATGCGCTTAGCCATAAGTGGCGATTTCCTTTAATTTCGAAAAGTTTTTTGGATTGGACTGCAGCTAGTAAAGCTGAGTTTTAATTAACGACAGCTAAAATATCTTTCTCAGATAAGAGAACATATTCATCACTGCCAAGTTTGATATCAGTACCTGCGTACTTACTGTAGAGAACTTTGTCTCCAACACTTACTTCAGGAGATTGACGAGAACCGTCTTCGTTACGTTTACCAGGTCCAACCTGAGCAACTTCGCCAACTTGAGGTTTCTCTTTTGCTGTGTCGGGCAGCAATATGCCGCCCGCCGTCTTCTCTTCTGATTCAGAAACTTTTACAAATACACGGTCTCCAAGTGGCTTAACAGTGGAGACGCTGAGGGATACAGCTGCCATAAATTAATGCAGGAGCAAAAAAAACAAAAATGCGCATAGCGCAGCTCGATAAAGAGTATTACTCATTACCAACGACATTAATTTATGCGTCTAAGTACGCTCAAGACCACATTTATTCTGTGCGGTTGACCGAACACTTCAAAAAAATGCCTGTGAAGTGGTAGTCTTAGCCGCTGATAAAGAGTATGCGAATCAGAGCATGCTCACAAAGTTTCTAGTGATCTTATGGCCGCTTCTGCTACTGCTACTGTTGGAACTAAGGGCATTGTTCGCCAAGTTATTGGTCCTGTTTTAGATGTCGAATTTCCTGCCGGCAAACTACCAAAAATCCTTAATGCGTTAAGAATTGAGGCTAAAAATCCTGCAGGACAAGATGTTGCACTGACAGCTGAAGTTCAACAATTATTAGGTGACCATCGCGTTAGAGCTGTTGCGATGAGCGGAACCGATGGATTAGTTAGAGGTATGGAAGCCATAGACACTGGAGCTCCTATATCTGTTCCTGTTGGCGAAGCAACACTCGGAAGAATTTTTAACGTCCTTGGAGAGCCTGTTGATGAGCAAGGAGATCTTCAAAACGTCACGACCTCCCCAATCCACAGATCAGCTCCCAGCCTTACTGACTTAGAAACCAAACCAAAAGTATTTGAGACTGGTATTAAAGTTATTGATTTACTTGCTCCTTATCGACAGGGCGGAAAAGTTGGATTATTTGGCGGTGCTGGAGTTGGTAAAACAGTTCTAATTCAAGAGTTAATAAATAATATTGCCAAAGAACACGGAGGGGTATCAGTATTCGGAGGTGTAGGGGAAAGGACCAGAGAAGGTAATGACTTATATGAAGAATTTAAAGAATCTGGGGTTATTAATTCAGAAGATCTAACTAAGTCAAAAGTTGCTTTGTGCTTTGGTCAAATGAATGAGCCACCAGGAGCAAGAATGAGAGTTGGACTCTCCGCATTGACAATGGCTGAGCATTTTCGCGATGTGAATAAGCAGGATGTTCTTTTGTTTATTGATAATATTTTCCGATTTGTACAAGCTGGCTCAGAAGTATCTGCCTTATTAGGTCGTATGCCATCAGCAGTAGGATATCAACCAACATTAGGAACTGACGTAGGAGAACTTCAAGAAAGAATCACCTCAACCCTTGAAGGATCCATAACCTCAATTCAGGCTGTTTATGTACCTGCTGACGATTTAACAGACCCTGCACCTGCTACTACTTTTGCTCATTTAGATGCTACTACAGTTCTAGCAAGAGCTCTTGCCGCTAAAGGAATTTACCCTGCTGTTGATCCACTTGACTCAACCAGCACCATGCTTCAGCCATCTGTTGTGGGAGATGAGCATTACCGGACAGCAAGAGCAGTTCAGTCAACACTCCAGAGATATAAAGAATTGCAAGATATCATTGCAATTTTAGGATTAGACGAACTATCAGAAGAAGATAGAAAGACAGTTGATCGTGCCCGAAAAATTGAGAAATTCTTATCTCAACCATTCTTTGTGGCTGAGATTTTCACAGGTATGTCAGGTAAATATGTGAAATTAGAAGACACAATTAAAGGCTTCAATATGATTCTTTCTGGTGAACTCGACAATTTACCTGAACAAGCTTTCTATCTGGTTGGAAGCATTGATGAAGTAAAAGCTAAAGCAGAAAAAATAGAAGCTGAGGCAAAAGCTTAATTGTTTTTGTTTCTTTTAAATTCCCCTCTCCAAACTTTTTCCATAACACCCAAGAAATGTCTTTAACTCTTAGAGTTCTTGCCCCTGATCAAAGCGTATTTGACGATACCGCAGATGAAATCATACTTCCAAGCACTACAGGTCTTTTGGGAGTTTTACCAGGTCACATTTCAATGGTCACTGCTATTGATTTTGGCGTATTAAGGGTTTTAAAAAATGGCAATTGGGACTCAATTGCCTTAACTGGAGGTTTTGCGGAAGTTGAATCTAACGAAGTTACTGTTTTAGTAAATAAAGCTGAAATGGGAAAAAACATTGATTCAGCTCAAGCTGAAGCTGAATTAGAGCAAGCTAAAAATCAACTAAACCAAGTAGAAAATAAAAAAGCTAACACTGAAAAAATTAAAGCTCAAGAATATTTGAACAAAGCAAAAGCTTGGTTTCAAGCATCAAAATCAAATTAAATTTAAAATTAATTGTATATTTTCCTTGAATTAAATATTTCAAGGAATTTTTTTATGCAGTTCCACAGAATGTTACATCAGGGAATTTAAGTTTAGCTTGTTCCAAAGTCTTACCCTTGCCTTCTTCTTGCCAATAATTTATAACCTCTGTCGCTTTATTAAGTACTTCGACTCTTTCATTATCAGTAATCCAACTTTTTTCTTCTAATTGAGACTTTAATGTTTCCCATGCGTCTTCTCTAGGCCAAAAGAAATAAGCTGTAAGTGGGCTAGGACCTCCTCCTACAATTTGATCAACAGCCAAAGCAACATTATCTGGCAACCAGAGAATTTTAAGCAAAAATCTCCCCTCATCCGCCTTTGGGGTATGCCCAGAAGGTACACCATCTGCATCAATCGTTGCAGTTGCTAATGCTGCAGCACCGCCAAGCGCACTTGGCCTGCCTGACTTCGGTTCATCCGAGTCTACTTTTCCTTGATTTTCAGATTGTGTGTTTGCTTCAGTACTTGTCACATCTTCTTGAACAGTACCAGCCTCTTCAGAAACCATCATCTCTAAATTTTCAACTAGCTAACAAATACCTAACTTAACAGGAACAAGGACCTATTTGAATTACTAAAGTTGGAATTCAAAAGCTTTTCTACTATTTAATAATGATTGAAATTTGAAGGGGAAAATATTTTCTAAGAATTAGAAAATTTCAAAAGTTTTAATTGATCAGATTTTCACAGAGAATAAAGAAGGAAATTCAATTAATTTTCTAGATCAATCAAATTCTTCGAAGCATTCTTACTCAATACTTCGACTGAATCGCTTGTAACCAAAACATCATCCTCAATACGAATTCCAATACCCTTCCACCTTTCGTCGATTTGTGGCTGTCCCTTCGGCACTGGTAACCGATCACTAATGTAAATACCAGGTTCAACCGTCAAAATCATTCCAGGTTCAAGATTCAAATGATAATCCCCCAGCCTGTAAGCACCTACATCGTGAACATCAAGACCTAACCAATGCCCTGTTCTATGCATATACAAGTGAGAATAAGCTTCTTGTTCAATAATCGAATCAACATTTCCAACAAGTAAGCCAATATCAACTAATCCCTCAACAAGGTGTTGCAGAGCTGTCATATGGACATTTTCGGCATTATTTCCTGAACGAACACATTTAATTGCGGCTTTTTGAGCTATAAGGGTAATTTCATATAAAGCTTTTTGTTCTCCAGAGAATTTCCCATTAATTGGGAAGGTTCTTGTTATGTCACCATTGTAATAGTCATCCAAAGAGCATCCAGCATCTATCAAAACCAAGTCTCCACTTCTTATCGTTGCATTATTTGCCGTGTAATGGAGAACACATGCATTATCTCCTGATGCCACTATGGAGCCATAAGCAGGTCCTCGAGTCCCCTTCTCAAGAAAGTATTTTTCTATTTGAGCTTGTAAATCTCTTTCATTCATCCCTGGACGGGCAAATTCTCTAACTAGTTCATGAGCCTCTGCTGAAATTTTCGATGCAATACGCATTCTTTCTATTTCAAAATCATCCTTTCGAAGTCTCATGTCATGAAGAATTGGGCAAGGCGCAATCATTGATAATGGAGAAAAGCCACTTCTTGGAAGTTTTTGCAAATGCTCAGACCATGTTTTTAAAACTAAAGGTTCCAAATGTGAATGTTTACCAACTCGAAAAGCAATCCCTTCGGCCCCCTCTAAATAATGAGGTAATAAATTTGGCAATTCGTTTAGAGGATGAGATATGTCAGCATCGAAATTATCTAAAACTCCTTTTGTTCCCCATCTAAATCCCGTCCAAACTTCTGCCGCAGAATCTTTAGGCAAGACAAATAATACATATTTTTCTCCATTAGGTTTGTGAGGTAAAAATAACGCCACTGCATTTGGCTCATCAAAACCAGTTAAGTACCAAAAATCACTATTTTGCCTGAAAGGATATTCACAGTCTGCATGGTGAGTAACTAATTCCGCAGCAGGGATAATGGCCGCGTAAGAACCTAAGTGTGACAAAAATAAGTTTCTGCGCTGACGAAAAACGCTTGAATTAGCCAAAAAAATACTCCTATTTACTCTTAAGGATGGCAAGAGAACTCACTTAGTGGAAAAATAAATGAAAAGATCCTTACTCTTTTAAAAATCTTTAGAGAATGAGCCAAGACATTCTGCTCTTAACTGCTCTTGTTGTGGTTGTTTTAATAGGCTCTGCAATGTGCTCAGGGATAGAAGCAGCATTGTTGGCAGTTAATCCATTACGGGTACATGAGCTAGCCAGAAGAAGTCCAAAAGTGCTAGGAGCGAAAAGATTAGAAAAATTACGTCATAGACTTGGAAGGACTTTAACTGTAGTAACAATTGCTAATAACAGTTTCAATATTTTTGGAAGTTTGATGGTTGGTAGCTACGCAAGTTTCATATTTCAAAATAAAATTGGATATCTAATGCCAATATTTTCAATTGGCCTAACAATTCTTGTTTTACTTCTTGGAGAAATCGTACCAAAAGCTCTGGGGACTAGACTTGCATTGCAAATCAGTTTAACTAGTGCTCCTATCCTTGATTTTTTAAGTATAATAATGCGCCCATTGCTAATATTTCTTGAACGTCTACTACCAATTATAACTGCAAAGAGTGAGCTAACCACTGATGAAGAAGAAATTAGACAGATGGCCAAACTTGGATCTCAAATAGGTCAAATAGAAGCCGATGAAGCCGCGATGATATCAAAAGTCTTCCAGCTAAATGATCTTACTGCTAAAGATCTTATGACCCCAAGGGTTGCCGCCCCCACACTCCCTGGAAGAGTGTCTCTACACTCTGTAAAGTCAAACTTATTAGAGAATAATTCAACATGGTGGGTTGTGTTAGGTGATGAAGTAGATAAAGTCGTTGGTGTCGCCAACCGTGAAAAGCTATTAACCTCTTTATTGCGAGGAGACTCACACCTGACTCCATACGATCTAAGCGAGAATGTAGATTTTGTACCTGAAATGATTCGAGTAGATAGACTGCTTCTTGGATTTAATGACGACAACAACGGAGTCAGAGTTGTAGTAGACGAATTTGGAGGATTTGTTGGCTTGATAGGTGCAGAGGCTGTCTTAGCGGTATTAGCTGGTTGGTGGAGGAAATCTAATAAATGATTAAAAATATAAATATGCCAAAAAAATGTAAGTTTATACTTAATGAATGGAAAAAGACTTTAAATCTTACAAATTATGAGAAAAAGAAATTTGAAACCCTTTTAAATCAACTTGACTTTCAAATAAATAAATTAGAAAAAAAAGAACTGCAGATATCTGTATATGGTCGCGTTGGAGTTGGTAAATCAAGCTTATTAAATGCATTAATTGAAAAGCAAGTATTCAAAACCGATATAATTAACGGTAATACCAAGAAAATTAAATCTTATAAGTGGGGCAAAGTTTTTAAAAGCTTAAATAAAATTGAATTAATAGACTCGCCAGGTATAGATGAAATAAATAAACATAAAAGAGAAGAAGAAATAAATTTTAATTATTTATTAGATACAGATTTAATTCTTTTTGTAATTGATAGTGATATAACTCGCATCGAGCTGGACTCAATAGAAAAACTTTTAAAGCAAAATAAACCCATTCTTATAGTATTAAATCGTTGTGATCAATGGAATGAAAGAGAAACAAAATTAATCATCTCGAGTATTACTAAGAAGTTATCATTTTACAAACAAAAGGTTGAAATTGCTCTAGTAGCATCATCTCCTAGGGAAGCAAAAATAAAACTAGATGGTACTGTGAGGAGCTATCAAAAATCTCCTAAAATAGATTTCCTCAAAAGCGAGCTTCAAGATATTATTGATCAAAGCGGTGAATTGCTTCTTTGCATAAATAGTCTCAGACTTGCAGATCAATTCTATAAATTACTTAAGGAGAATCGATTGCTGAAAAAAAAAGAAGCTGCACAAAGTTTAATTGGTAAATATGCTGCATTCAAAGCCTCCGGAGTAGCAATTAATCCCTTTTTAATGGTTGACCTTTTTGCTGGTATTGGTTGTGATAGTGCCCTAGTCATTCAATTAAGTCAATTATATGGTTTAGAAGTTGGTGGGTCTGCGGCCAGAGAACTAGTGAAAAAACTTAGTCTCCAAAACTCATTACTGGGAGGAGTTCAGATAGGAATCCAAATTACTTTAAATTTTCTCAAGCACATACTTATCCTTGCTTCACCTCTTACTGGAGGGTTAAGCCTTGCACCTGCTACTCCCGTTGCCATAGCTCAAGCAGCTCTTGCTATTCATGCGACAAAACGTATAGGTCGTCATGCGGCTTACAAATTTCTAATCAGTACAAACAGGAAAGATGGGCGACCTCGCCTAATGTTGGATTATCTTCTAAGAAAAAATACAGATTTAAGAATAATGCTTGGTGATTTTAGATTTCTTGCATCAAAAAGCAATAAAAATAAAAAACATTTATTACCATGAAAGCCAATATAAATTCAATAGCCTTATTTGGGACAAGCGCCGATCCACCAACTTTGGGTCACCAAGCTTTATTGAGAGAGTTAACAAAAGTCTTTCCTAAAGTCATCACTTGGGCAAGTGATAATCCTGATAAAAAGCATCAAATTTCACTTCTAAAAAGGACTGAGCTTTTAAAAATTCTTGTCCAAAAAATCTCACATCCTAAATTAGAGCTAGTTCAAGAGTTGAGTAGTCCCAGGACAATTCATACTCTGAAAAAAGCATTAGAGCTATGGCCTGAAGCAAATTTTAGTTTTGTAATTGGTAGTGATTTAGCTGTTCAAATTCCTAAGTGGCTTAATGCTGAGTCTATTCTAAGCAAAGCAAAAATTGCTATCGTA
The sequence above is drawn from the Prochlorococcus marinus XMU1408 genome and encodes:
- a CDS encoding aminopeptidase P N-terminal domain-containing protein; the protein is MANSSVFRQRRNLFLSHLGSYAAIIPAAELVTHHADCEYPFRQNSDFWYLTGFDEPNAVALFLPHKPNGEKYVLFVLPKDSAAEVWTGFRWGTKGVLDNFDADISHPLNELPNLLPHYLEGAEGIAFRVGKHSHLEPLVLKTWSEHLQKLPRSGFSPLSMIAPCPILHDMRLRKDDFEIERMRIASKISAEAHELVREFARPGMNERDLQAQIEKYFLEKGTRGPAYGSIVASGDNACVLHYTANNATIRSGDLVLIDAGCSLDDYYNGDITRTFPINGKFSGEQKALYEITLIAQKAAIKCVRSGNNAENVHMTALQHLVEGLVDIGLLVGNVDSIIEQEAYSHLYMHRTGHWLGLDVHDVGAYRLGDYHLNLEPGMILTVEPGIYISDRLPVPKGQPQIDERWKGIGIRIEDDVLVTSDSVEVLSKNASKNLIDLEN
- a CDS encoding CNNM domain-containing protein, yielding MSQDILLLTALVVVVLIGSAMCSGIEAALLAVNPLRVHELARRSPKVLGAKRLEKLRHRLGRTLTVVTIANNSFNIFGSLMVGSYASFIFQNKIGYLMPIFSIGLTILVLLLGEIVPKALGTRLALQISLTSAPILDFLSIIMRPLLIFLERLLPIITAKSELTTDEEEIRQMAKLGSQIGQIEADEAAMISKVFQLNDLTAKDLMTPRVAAPTLPGRVSLHSVKSNLLENNSTWWVVLGDEVDKVVGVANREKLLTSLLRGDSHLTPYDLSENVDFVPEMIRVDRLLLGFNDDNNGVRVVVDEFGGFVGLIGAEAVLAVLAGWWRKSNK
- a CDS encoding GTP-binding protein codes for the protein MIKNINMPKKCKFILNEWKKTLNLTNYEKKKFETLLNQLDFQINKLEKKELQISVYGRVGVGKSSLLNALIEKQVFKTDIINGNTKKIKSYKWGKVFKSLNKIELIDSPGIDEINKHKREEEINFNYLLDTDLILFVIDSDITRIELDSIEKLLKQNKPILIVLNRCDQWNERETKLIISSITKKLSFYKQKVEIALVASSPREAKIKLDGTVRSYQKSPKIDFLKSELQDIIDQSGELLLCINSLRLADQFYKLLKENRLLKKKEAAQSLIGKYAAFKASGVAINPFLMVDLFAGIGCDSALVIQLSQLYGLEVGGSAARELVKKLSLQNSLLGGVQIGIQITLNFLKHILILASPLTGGLSLAPATPVAIAQAALAIHATKRIGRHAAYKFLISTNRKDGRPRLMLDYLLRKNTDLRIMLGDFRFLASKSNKNKKHLLP
- a CDS encoding nicotinate-nucleotide adenylyltransferase, with the translated sequence MKANINSIALFGTSADPPTLGHQALLRELTKVFPKVITWASDNPDKKHQISLLKRTELLKILVQKISHPKLELVQELSSPRTIHTLKKALELWPEANFSFVIGSDLAVQIPKWLNAESILSKAKIAIVIRDGWPISVKQLDKIKKLGGKVDLLPFKIPRSSSSKFRERPQERLVPSELVPTLLEENLYGLADKRK